From the genome of Vicia villosa cultivar HV-30 ecotype Madison, WI linkage group LG2, Vvil1.0, whole genome shotgun sequence, one region includes:
- the LOC131647494 gene encoding WAT1-related protein At1g43650 yields MKSSLLGFMAILEKHKPYVSMIFIQFIYAGMALLSKAAISKGMSPYVFVVYRQIFASLALFPFAYFDSKHGAPLSCNLLCKLFLVSFVGLTASSNLYYVAINYTSATFAAACTNTIPSITFIMAILIGVETISIKYKHGVAKILGSVLSLSGAIVFALVKGPPLDFLRWNSENQNHNIHEFSKVHSKGDNIKGSLMMLSANTCWSLWLILQGFIVKQYPAKFRLTMIQCLFSFIQSGILAIVMERNPSAWKLGWDIHLLSVAYCGVIVTGICYWLQVCTIETKGPVFTAMFTPLALVLTAIFSAIWWKETLFWGSIGGTVLLVIGLYSVLWGKNKECVKQVVQEKAETRLECVIQSDGFDTV; encoded by the exons ATGAAGAGTAGTTTGCTAGGGTTTATGGCAATCTTGGAAAAACATAAACCTTATGTTTCCATGATCTTTATTCAATTCATATATGCTGGAATGGCTCTTCTTTCAAAGGCAGCAATTTCCAAAGGAATGAGTCCTTATGTGTTTGTTGTTTATAGACAAATCTTTGCATCACTTGCTTTATTTCCATTTGCTTATTTTGACAG TAAGCATGGTGCTCCATTATCATGCAACTTGTTGTGCAAATTGTTTCTAGTTTCATTTGTTGG GTTAACAGCAAGTTCAAACCTTTACTATGTTGCAATCAACTATACCTCTGCAACATTTGCTGCTGCTTGCACAAACACAATCCCTTCAATTACTTTCATCATGGCAATTTTAATTGG GGTTGAAACCATTTCAATAAAATACAAGCATGGAGTTGCAAAGATTTTGGGCTCTGTTCTAAGCCTTTCTGGTGCTATAGTATTTGCTTTAGTTAAAGGACCACCGTTAGATTTCTTAAGATGGAATTCAgaaaatcaaaatcataatattCATGAATTCTCAAAAGTTCATTCCAAAGGAGATAATATTAAAGGATCTCTTATGATGCTCTCAGCAAACACTTGTTGGTCCTTATGGCTTATTTTGCAG GGATTTATTGTAAAGCAATACCCAGCAAAATTTAGGCTGACAATGATACAATGCCTTTTTAGCTTCATACAATCAGGAATATTAGCTATTGTAATGGAGAGGAATCCCTCTGCATGGAAGCTAGGatgggatattcatcttcttTCAGTGGCTTATTGT GGTGTAATTGTAACTGGCATTTGTTATTGGCTCCAAGTATGCACTATAGAGACGAAAGGTCCAGTTTTCACTGCCATGTTTACCCCTCTAGCTCTTGTACTTACAGCAATTTTCTCAGCAATTTGGTGGAAAGAAACACTCTTCTGGGGAAG TATTGGTGGCACTGTTTTGCTAGTTATTGGGCTGTATAGTGTATTGTGGGGGAAGAATAAGGAGTGTGTAAAACAAGTAGTACAAGAAAAAGCAGAAACTAGATTGGAGTGCGTTATACAGTCTGATGGATTTGACACAGTTTAA
- the LOC131650707 gene encoding pre-mRNA-splicing factor CWC22-like: protein MVGNNNDNQQNSDQFNVERLIQETAAGNQSRPPHDGHPQPKNGQAVPVGQPKHNDGRPPSRDGQTATPSTQSSKQFEDLEADADSSRVEIPVPENVDPGHSRTAQRSQSDQHPAVRTEQKDYSYLGTETPPQVTSEEAHRHRSSSSSRSPHRRRRRNRSYSLSPEYRRDLSDSESPRGRKRNRGAASKKTSASKHKDLSPKKKPTSLHKGRGKLSRKLENLPGRDTPRKSSSPPLHSVTS, encoded by the coding sequence ATGGTCGGCAACAACAATGACAACCAGCAGAACAGTGACCAGTTCAACGTTGAACGACTGATCCAAGAAACTGCTGCTGGCAACCAGTCTCGCCCTCCTCATGACGGGCATCCCCAACCGAAGAACGGACAAGCAGTTCCCGTCGGACAACCCAAACACAACGACGGAAGACCACCTTCAAGAGACGGCCAGACGGCCACTCCGTCGACCCAAAGCTCCAAACAGTTCGAGGACCTGGAAGCCGATGCAGATTCTTCCCGGGTAGAAATCCCGGTTCCAGAAAACGTTGATCCAGGTCACAGCCGCACTGCTCAGCGCAGTCAATCGGACCAACACCCTGCTGTTCGAACAGAACAAAAGGATTATAGCTACCTTGGAACAGAAACACCTCCCCAGGTCACCTCCGAGGAGGCGCACCGCCACCGCTCCTCCTCCAGCTCTCGCTCCCCTCATAGGAGGAGACGTCGCAACCGATCCTACAGCCTGTCTCCTGAGTACAGGCGTGACCTATCTGATTCTGAAAGTCCCCGAGGACGAAAGCGGAATCGTGGCGCAGCTTCTAAGAAGACCTCTGCTTCAAAGCACAAAGATCTATCGCCGAAGAAGAAGCCCACCTCCCTACACAAAGGGCGCGGGAAACTCTCAAGAAAACTGGAAAACCTTCCAGGCCGAGACACTCCCCGAAAGTCTTCGTCACCACCATTACACTCCGTCACCTCCTGA